In Serratia sp. FDAARGOS_506, a genomic segment contains:
- the pnuC gene encoding nicotinamide riboside transporter PnuC: protein MSFFSTSNILVHIPLGAGGYDLSWIEAIGTLFGLLCIWYASKEKIINYLFGLINVTLFAVIFFQIQLYASLLLQLFFFGANIYGWYAWSRQTQDNQAELQIRWLPLPKALAWAAVCVIGIGLMTFNIDRVFAWLTQVAVTVMQGLGLNVRMPELQPDAFPFWDSAMMVLSIVAMILMTRKYVENWLLWVVIDVISVAIFAYQGVYAMALEYVILTLIALNGSWLWIKSAGRNRSNPLSSAP from the coding sequence ATGAGTTTCTTCAGTACCAGCAATATTCTGGTGCATATTCCGCTTGGCGCGGGCGGTTACGATCTGTCGTGGATCGAAGCCATCGGCACGTTATTCGGGTTGCTGTGCATCTGGTACGCCAGCAAGGAAAAAATCATCAACTACCTGTTCGGCCTGATCAACGTCACGCTGTTCGCGGTGATTTTCTTCCAGATCCAGCTGTACGCCAGCCTGCTGCTGCAGCTGTTCTTTTTCGGCGCCAACATTTACGGTTGGTATGCCTGGAGCCGACAAACCCAGGATAATCAGGCTGAACTGCAGATCCGCTGGCTGCCGCTGCCGAAGGCGTTGGCCTGGGCGGCGGTCTGCGTTATCGGTATCGGCCTGATGACCTTCAATATCGACCGCGTATTCGCTTGGTTGACGCAGGTTGCGGTAACGGTGATGCAAGGGCTGGGACTGAACGTCCGGATGCCTGAGCTGCAGCCGGACGCGTTCCCGTTCTGGGATTCGGCGATGATGGTGCTCTCCATCGTGGCGATGATTCTGATGACGCGCAAATACGTGGAAAACTGGCTGCTGTGGGTGGTTATCGATGTCATCAGCGTGGCGATCTTCGCCTACCAGGGCGTGTACGCGATGGCGCTGGAATACGTCATTCTGACGCTGATCGCCCTGAACGGCTCTTGGTTGTGGATCAAGAGCGCCGGGCGCAACCGTTCCAACCCGCTCTCTTCCGCACCGTAA
- the zitB gene encoding CDF family zinc transporter ZitB, giving the protein MSDTPHIHLPKDSNSKRLLTAFLVTAVFMVAEVVGGLLSGSLALLADAGHMLTDAAALLVALMAVHFSQRKPNARHTFGYLRLTTLAAFLNAAALLVIVVFILWEAIRRFFEPQPVMGTPMLIIAIAGLLANLFAFWLLHRGSEEKNINVRAAALHVLGDLLGSVGAIVAAIVILATGWTPIDPILSVLVSCLVLRSAWRLLKESFHELLEGTPQEVDIAKLQKDLCLNIPEVRNIHHVHVWQIGEQKLMTLHAQVIPPHDHDGLLQRIQAYLLEHYKIGHVTIQMEYQHCETPDCGINRAPEPSEHSHAEAHSHLGHRH; this is encoded by the coding sequence ATGTCGGACACTCCACACATACACCTGCCGAAAGACAGTAATAGTAAACGCCTACTGACCGCTTTTTTAGTCACCGCAGTCTTCATGGTGGCCGAAGTGGTCGGCGGCCTGTTGTCCGGCTCGCTGGCGCTGTTGGCCGATGCCGGCCACATGCTGACCGATGCCGCCGCGCTGCTGGTGGCACTGATGGCGGTACACTTCTCCCAGCGCAAGCCCAACGCGCGCCACACCTTCGGCTATCTGCGCCTGACCACCCTGGCGGCCTTCCTCAACGCTGCGGCGCTGCTGGTGATCGTGGTATTCATCCTGTGGGAGGCGATACGGCGTTTCTTCGAACCGCAGCCGGTGATGGGTACCCCAATGCTGATCATCGCCATAGCGGGGCTGCTGGCGAACCTGTTCGCCTTCTGGCTGCTCCATCGCGGCAGTGAAGAGAAGAATATCAACGTGCGCGCCGCCGCACTGCATGTGCTGGGCGACCTGCTCGGTTCAGTGGGCGCCATCGTCGCCGCCATCGTCATTCTTGCCACCGGCTGGACCCCGATTGATCCGATCCTGTCTGTGCTGGTCTCCTGTCTGGTGCTGCGCAGCGCCTGGCGGCTGCTGAAGGAGAGTTTCCACGAGCTGTTGGAAGGCACGCCGCAGGAGGTCGATATCGCCAAGCTGCAAAAAGACCTGTGCCTGAATATCCCGGAAGTGCGCAACATCCATCACGTGCATGTCTGGCAGATCGGCGAACAGAAGCTGATGACGCTGCATGCGCAGGTGATCCCGCCGCATGACCACGATGGGTTGTTGCAACGCATTCAGGCTTATCTGTTGGAACACTACAAGATTGGCCACGTGACCATTCAAATGGAGTACCAGCACTGCGAAACGCCGGACTGCGGTATTAACCGGGCGCCGGAGCCGAGTGAACACTCACATGCCGAAGCGCACTCCCATCTGGGACATCGCCACTAA
- a CDS encoding ATP-binding protein has protein sequence MMRRALLLLLLWCGLAQAAEPVRYQLVSNLNTPENMLIVGEKNPWRDRMLRVGIISENTSPYNIIVDDDLYGLNADYLGYIQQVTGIRFAIYGFADLKQLEQALHDGKIDLLYGIPQSEALHGLALSQPYYVSNLRVLRDRSNDRPVMLNSANARVAIGALTDMQSGGALQAVASQIQRYDNNLQAVYSLLNGSSDYFIADEASASFIIDQLQLGQLYQIESNENLGNLSFVFAAADSRLIDTLDTAIADAPMELMNALQSRWSKKIPSYLDTGNADLTTMEKNWVASHRVVYYAAIENNFPFAYRGSDGQPRGYAIDILNIIAQNTGLRFAPLWARNAEQADRLVQSGQASFRAALPLARGVKARYGASMPIHRSLWGVYVGQHANGISTWSDLTGKRIGVLQGDLAQGLVPEQEQTISFDDSKSMYDALANGQLDALVDNVISANFLALSRYSGAIKLAFAANNIPYPVAFGVRRDQPLLLAILDKNLMQIPADTLQSLRDEWIVDRSNLIDAVNDNRMPPQTTWLLALLAAATVLLLALTLRRFMLQRREKREREELEHARRRAEAENRMKSKFLATVSHELRTPMHAILGLLELELKHQPAPESLPVIYSSASSLLNLLNDLQDHARLETGSLTLAPKPVALRPWVARIDALYRPLIGERPLTLSVVADPALPEAVIIDGERLLQVANNLINNAIKFTPRGTIQVEIGWRAQDERQGELRLTVNDSGCGIAADEIGKLFQPFYRARGAQRISVQGTGLGLSICKEIVEQMGGRIELQSQPGIGTRVEVTIPVELSGAAPAVASEEHTFALPPSALRTALIDDHPTNLLLMERQLRHFGLQPARFEQGYALLKAQRRQPFDLLFIDYNMPRPDGLTLARLIRRDEQRLQRQPCRIVLCSADVQEFTRIPPGLVAIDHFLTKPISLAAIGQVLAQQPQVQEEKSVLTDLRQTLAEMAGGDRAMVQRLAQTLSDTLQQDRQRLADAVAASDWPRLEQAAHRIKGSLLMLQLPEAAQLCQQLVETARRGEFAAAAYTKLKALMAQIVPELDALLAAAPSFAMHKDE, from the coding sequence ATGATGCGCCGCGCCCTGCTGCTGCTGCTCCTGTGGTGCGGTCTGGCGCAGGCGGCGGAGCCGGTGCGCTACCAGCTGGTCAGCAACCTGAATACGCCCGAGAACATGCTGATCGTCGGCGAGAAAAACCCTTGGCGCGACCGTATGCTGCGCGTCGGTATCATCAGCGAGAACACCAGCCCGTACAACATCATCGTGGACGACGATCTGTATGGGCTGAACGCCGACTACCTCGGCTATATCCAGCAGGTGACCGGTATTCGCTTCGCCATTTACGGCTTTGCCGATCTGAAGCAGCTGGAGCAGGCGCTGCACGACGGCAAGATCGATCTGCTGTACGGCATCCCGCAGAGTGAAGCGCTGCACGGATTGGCGCTCTCTCAGCCCTACTACGTCAGCAACTTGCGCGTATTGCGCGATCGCAGCAACGATCGACCGGTAATGCTCAATTCCGCCAACGCCCGCGTCGCGATCGGCGCCCTGACCGATATGCAGTCCGGCGGCGCTTTGCAAGCGGTCGCGTCGCAGATCCAGCGCTATGACAACAATCTGCAGGCGGTTTACTCGCTGCTCAACGGCAGCAGCGACTACTTTATTGCCGATGAGGCCAGCGCCAGCTTTATCATCGACCAGCTGCAGCTCGGTCAGCTCTATCAGATTGAAAGCAATGAGAACCTGGGCAACCTGTCCTTCGTGTTCGCCGCCGCCGACTCACGGCTGATAGACACGCTGGACACCGCCATCGCCGACGCGCCGATGGAGCTGATGAATGCCCTGCAGAGCCGCTGGAGTAAAAAGATCCCCAGCTACCTCGACACCGGCAATGCCGATCTGACGACGATGGAGAAGAATTGGGTGGCGAGCCACCGCGTGGTTTACTACGCCGCCATCGAGAACAACTTCCCGTTCGCCTACCGCGGCTCCGACGGCCAGCCGCGCGGCTACGCCATCGACATTCTCAACATCATCGCACAAAACACCGGGCTGCGTTTTGCGCCGCTGTGGGCACGCAACGCCGAGCAGGCCGATCGGTTGGTGCAATCCGGCCAGGCCAGCTTCCGTGCCGCCCTGCCGCTGGCTCGCGGCGTCAAGGCGCGCTACGGTGCCAGCATGCCGATCCATCGTTCGCTGTGGGGCGTTTACGTCGGCCAGCATGCCAACGGCATTTCCACCTGGAGCGATCTGACCGGTAAGCGCATCGGCGTGCTGCAGGGCGACTTGGCGCAGGGGCTGGTGCCGGAACAGGAACAGACCATCAGCTTCGACGACAGCAAATCCATGTACGACGCGCTGGCCAACGGCCAGCTGGATGCCTTGGTGGATAACGTCATCTCCGCCAACTTTTTGGCGCTGTCGCGCTATTCCGGCGCCATCAAGCTGGCCTTTGCCGCCAACAACATCCCCTATCCGGTAGCCTTCGGCGTGCGCCGCGATCAACCTCTTCTGTTGGCAATCCTCGATAAGAACCTGATGCAGATCCCGGCGGACACCCTGCAATCGCTGCGCGACGAGTGGATCGTCGATCGCAGCAACCTGATCGACGCCGTGAACGACAACCGCATGCCGCCGCAGACCACCTGGCTGCTGGCACTGCTGGCCGCCGCCACCGTGTTGCTGCTGGCGCTGACGCTGCGCCGTTTCATGCTGCAGCGCCGTGAAAAACGCGAACGCGAAGAGCTCGAACACGCGCGCCGCCGCGCCGAAGCGGAAAACCGCATGAAGAGCAAATTCCTCGCCACCGTCAGCCACGAGCTGCGCACGCCGATGCACGCCATCCTCGGCCTGCTGGAGCTGGAGCTCAAACACCAACCCGCGCCGGAAAGCCTGCCGGTGATTTACAGCTCAGCCTCTTCGCTGCTCAACCTGCTCAACGACCTGCAGGATCACGCCCGACTGGAAACCGGTTCGCTGACGCTGGCACCGAAACCGGTAGCGCTGCGCCCTTGGGTGGCGCGTATCGACGCCCTCTACCGGCCGCTGATCGGCGAACGGCCGTTGACGCTGAGCGTGGTGGCGGATCCGGCGCTGCCTGAGGCGGTGATTATTGATGGTGAGCGTTTACTTCAGGTAGCTAACAACCTGATAAACAACGCGATAAAGTTTACGCCGCGCGGCACTATTCAGGTCGAGATCGGCTGGCGCGCGCAGGATGAGCGGCAGGGGGAATTGCGATTAACGGTGAACGACAGCGGCTGCGGCATCGCCGCCGATGAGATAGGCAAGCTGTTCCAACCGTTTTACCGTGCGCGCGGCGCGCAACGCATCTCGGTGCAAGGCACCGGTTTGGGGCTGTCTATCTGCAAAGAGATCGTCGAACAAATGGGCGGCCGCATTGAGCTGCAATCGCAGCCGGGCATCGGCACCCGCGTCGAGGTCACGATACCGGTCGAGCTAAGCGGCGCGGCGCCGGCTGTCGCCTCGGAAGAACACACCTTTGCTCTGCCGCCTTCCGCCTTGCGCACCGCGCTGATCGACGATCACCCCACCAACCTGTTGCTGATGGAACGCCAGCTGCGCCACTTCGGGCTGCAGCCCGCGCGGTTTGAACAAGGCTATGCGTTGTTGAAGGCCCAGCGCCGGCAACCGTTCGATCTGCTGTTTATCGACTATAACATGCCACGGCCGGACGGCCTGACGCTGGCCAGGCTGATCCGCCGCGACGAACAACGGTTGCAGCGACAACCTTGCCGCATTGTGCTCTGTTCGGCGGACGTGCAGGAGTTTACTCGCATTCCGCCGGGGTTGGTGGCGATCGATCACTTCCTGACCAAACCGATTTCACTGGCGGCGATCGGCCAGGTATTGGCTCAGCAACCGCAGGTTCAGGAAGAAAAGTCAGTCCTTACTGACCTGCGACAAACGCTGGCCGAAATGGCGGGTGGCGATCGCGCCATGGTACAGCGGTTGGCGCAGACGCTCAGCGATACGCTGCAGCAAGACCGGCAGCGGCTCGCGGATGCCGTCGCTGCAAGCGACTGGCCGCGCCTGGAGCAGGCGGCGCACCGCATCAAAGGCAGCCTGCTGATGCTGCAGCTGCCGGAAGCCGCGCAGCTGTGCCAGCAACTGGTAGAAACCGCACGTCGGGGCGAGTTTGCTGCCGCCGCTTATACTAAATTAAAGGCGTTAATGGCGCAGATAGTGCCGGAGCTGGACGCTCTGCTCGCCGCCGCCCCCTCTTTCGCAATGCATAAGGATGAATAA
- a CDS encoding PsiF family protein, whose translation MRLITALPLLAGLMLSTNLMAADATTATKTPSPAQTAQQKRMTDCNQQASTKSLKGADRSTFMSTCLKSEGTAATGKTLTPQQQKMKTCNADAKTKNLKGDARKTFMSNCLKKSA comes from the coding sequence ATGCGTCTGATTACTGCACTTCCATTGCTGGCGGGCTTAATGCTGAGCACCAATCTGATGGCGGCCGACGCGACGACGGCGACGAAAACGCCTTCGCCGGCGCAGACGGCCCAGCAGAAACGCATGACCGATTGTAACCAACAGGCATCCACCAAGTCGCTGAAAGGTGCGGATCGCTCCACCTTTATGAGCACCTGCCTGAAATCCGAAGGCACTGCCGCGACGGGCAAAACCCTGACGCCGCAGCAGCAGAAAATGAAAACCTGCAACGCCGACGCCAAGACCAAGAATCTGAAGGGCGACGCGCGTAAAACCTTCATGAGCAACTGCCTGAAAAAATCGGCCTGA
- the gpmA gene encoding 2,3-diphosphoglycerate-dependent phosphoglycerate mutase, with protein sequence MAVTKLVLVRHGESQWNQENRFTGWYDVDLSDKGRTEAKAAGKLLKEEGFTFDFAYTSVLKRAIHTLWNILDELDQAWLPTEKSWKLNERHYGALQGLNKAETAEKYGDEQVKQWRRGFAVTPPELTKEDERYPGHDPRYASLTEQELPLTESLALTIDRVIPYWDEEILPRIKSGERVIVAAHGNSLRALVKYLDNLSEDEILELNIPTGVPLVYEFDENFKPTKRYYLGNADEIAAKAAAVANQGKAK encoded by the coding sequence ATGGCTGTAACTAAGCTGGTTCTGGTGCGTCACGGCGAAAGCCAGTGGAACCAAGAAAACCGCTTCACCGGTTGGTATGATGTTGATCTGTCCGACAAGGGCCGCACCGAAGCGAAAGCAGCAGGCAAGCTGTTGAAAGAAGAAGGTTTCACTTTCGACTTCGCTTACACCTCCGTACTGAAGCGCGCGATCCACACCCTGTGGAACATCCTCGACGAGCTGGATCAGGCCTGGTTGCCGACCGAAAAATCCTGGAAGCTGAACGAACGTCACTACGGCGCGCTGCAGGGTCTGAACAAAGCGGAAACCGCTGAAAAATACGGCGACGAGCAGGTGAAACAATGGCGTCGCGGCTTCGCGGTGACCCCACCAGAACTGACCAAAGAAGACGAACGTTACCCTGGCCACGATCCGCGCTACGCCTCTCTGACCGAGCAAGAGCTGCCGCTGACCGAAAGCCTGGCGCTGACCATCGATCGCGTTATCCCTTACTGGGACGAAGAGATCCTGCCACGCATCAAGAGCGGCGAGCGCGTGATCGTTGCGGCGCACGGCAACTCGCTGCGCGCACTGGTGAAATACCTGGATAACCTGAGCGAAGACGAAATCCTCGAACTGAACATCCCAACTGGCGTGCCGTTGGTATATGAATTCGACGAGAACTTCAAACCGACCAAACGTTACTACCTGGGTAACGCCGACGAGATCGCTGCAAAAGCGGCGGCCGTGGCAAACCAGGGTAAAGCGAAGTAA
- the aroG gene encoding 3-deoxy-7-phosphoheptulonate synthase AroG codes for MNYQNDDLRINDIKELLPPVALLEKFPATERAAKTVSQARSAIHNILRGSDDRLLVVIGPCSIHDTKAAKEYAERLLALREELKGELEVVMRVYFEKPRTTVGWKGLINDPQMDNSFNINDGLRLARKLLVEINDSGLPAAGEFLDMITPQYLADLMSWGAIGARTTESQVHRELASGLSCPVGFKNGTDGTIKVAIDAINAAGAPHCFLSVTKWGHSAIVNTSGNGDCHIILRGGKEPNYSAAHVKDVKAGLSKAGLPAQVMIDFSHANSSKQFKKQMDVSADVCGQISGGEKAIIGVMIESHLVEGNQNLESGEPLVYGKSVTDGCIGWQDTETVLRDLAAAVKARRG; via the coding sequence ATGAATTACCAAAACGACGATTTACGCATTAATGATATTAAGGAACTCCTGCCGCCAGTGGCTCTGCTGGAGAAATTCCCGGCCACTGAACGCGCAGCAAAGACGGTGTCCCAGGCCCGCAGCGCAATTCACAATATCCTCCGCGGCAGCGACGATCGCCTGCTGGTGGTGATTGGCCCTTGCTCTATCCATGACACGAAAGCCGCCAAAGAGTACGCAGAGCGTCTGCTGGCGCTGCGTGAAGAACTGAAGGGCGAGCTGGAAGTAGTGATGCGCGTATACTTCGAAAAACCGCGCACCACCGTGGGCTGGAAAGGCCTAATCAACGATCCGCAGATGGACAACAGCTTCAACATCAACGACGGTTTGCGTCTGGCGCGCAAGCTGCTGGTGGAGATCAACGACAGCGGCCTGCCGGCCGCCGGGGAATTCCTCGACATGATCACGCCGCAGTACCTGGCGGATCTGATGAGCTGGGGCGCCATCGGCGCGCGCACCACGGAATCGCAGGTTCACCGCGAGCTGGCCTCAGGCCTCTCTTGTCCGGTCGGCTTCAAGAACGGCACCGACGGCACCATCAAAGTGGCGATCGACGCCATTAACGCCGCCGGTGCGCCGCACTGCTTCCTGTCGGTGACCAAGTGGGGCCATTCGGCGATCGTTAACACCAGCGGCAACGGCGACTGCCACATTATCCTGCGCGGCGGCAAGGAGCCGAATTACAGTGCGGCGCACGTGAAAGACGTCAAAGCCGGCCTGAGCAAAGCCGGGCTGCCGGCGCAGGTGATGATCGACTTCAGCCATGCCAACAGCAGCAAACAGTTCAAAAAACAGATGGACGTGAGCGCTGACGTTTGCGGGCAGATTAGCGGCGGTGAAAAAGCGATTATCGGCGTGATGATTGAGAGTCACCTGGTCGAAGGCAACCAGAACCTCGAAAGCGGCGAACCGCTGGTTTATGGCAAGAGCGTGACCGACGGCTGCATCGGCTGGCAGGACACCGAAACCGTGCTGCGCGATCTGGCGGCGGCGGTGAAAGCGCGCCGCGGATAA
- a CDS encoding response regulator transcription factor, producing the protein MPSLLLVDDHPVVHVALEAALMKSSRTYRLQAAQDDIQALALLAGATFGLVILDIGLPQVDGLQLLKKIRRRYPQQPILIYTAQEAEVYARMAHAAGANGFVNKGSSLAQLVQAIEQVLDGETSFPAAALAEEAPTAEGGLLTPKELEVLGLLSQGLSNLQIADRLHISNKTVSTHKKNIQRKTGAGNLLELVAVFKELAP; encoded by the coding sequence ATGCCCTCTCTGTTATTAGTTGATGACCACCCGGTGGTTCATGTCGCACTGGAAGCGGCGCTAATGAAATCATCCCGCACCTACCGTCTGCAGGCAGCGCAGGACGACATTCAGGCGCTGGCCCTGTTGGCTGGGGCCACTTTCGGCCTGGTGATCCTGGATATCGGTCTGCCGCAGGTCGACGGGCTGCAGCTGTTGAAAAAAATCCGTCGTCGCTACCCGCAGCAGCCGATCCTGATCTATACCGCGCAGGAAGCCGAGGTCTATGCGCGTATGGCGCATGCCGCCGGTGCCAACGGTTTCGTCAATAAAGGCAGCTCTCTGGCACAGCTGGTGCAGGCGATCGAGCAAGTGCTGGACGGTGAAACCAGCTTCCCCGCCGCCGCGCTGGCGGAAGAGGCGCCGACGGCGGAAGGCGGGCTGCTCACCCCCAAGGAACTCGAGGTGCTGGGCTTGCTGAGCCAGGGGTTGTCCAACCTGCAGATCGCCGATCGGCTGCACATCAGCAACAAGACCGTCAGCACGCACAAGAAAAACATCCAGCGCAAAACCGGCGCCGGCAACCTGCTGGAGCTGGTGGCGGTGTTTAAAGAGTTGGCGCCATGA
- a CDS encoding M48 family metallopeptidase produces the protein MILEGAYQLPGRAAREAARLLVNESGEGVTLQRQDEQRYIPLADITVSAALGNIPLTLTFSDGARFVPDDDAAFRRWFYQRRSPGWVHRLERHKRGVALALLMTLFTVVAYVYVVLPWASSEIAMRIPTSVEQTLGEHTQTFLSQSGFEPSALPAERQQALQRLFRQVMPAEMREERTPLSLKLMAVPGAPNAFMLPDGTLVLSDSLVALSKNDDALAAVMLHEMGHHAHRHPMRMLVRSSLVALTLMWMTGDVSGIGDTLLQSASFVNEMQFSRGMEREADAFAIAQMQRQGRSLAEMAAIYRALAQAPERETADGWTLPAWLSTHPAMQERLEAVNEAMAQQPRQQ, from the coding sequence ATGATCCTCGAGGGCGCCTATCAGTTGCCGGGGCGGGCCGCACGTGAAGCGGCCCGCCTGCTGGTGAACGAAAGCGGCGAGGGCGTGACGCTGCAGCGGCAGGATGAGCAGCGCTATATCCCATTGGCGGACATCACCGTCTCTGCTGCGTTGGGCAATATTCCACTGACGCTGACTTTCAGCGACGGCGCGCGCTTTGTGCCGGATGACGACGCGGCCTTTCGTCGTTGGTTCTATCAGCGCCGTTCGCCGGGTTGGGTGCATCGCCTGGAACGCCATAAACGCGGCGTCGCCCTGGCGCTGCTGATGACGCTGTTCACGGTCGTGGCTTACGTATATGTGGTATTGCCGTGGGCGAGCAGCGAGATCGCCATGCGTATCCCCACGTCGGTGGAACAGACGCTGGGCGAACATACGCAGACGTTCTTGAGCCAGAGCGGTTTCGAGCCCTCGGCATTGCCGGCCGAGCGGCAGCAGGCGTTGCAGCGGCTGTTCCGGCAGGTGATGCCGGCCGAGATGCGTGAGGAGCGCACACCGCTGTCGCTGAAACTGATGGCGGTGCCTGGTGCGCCGAACGCCTTTATGTTGCCAGATGGCACGCTGGTACTCAGCGATAGTCTGGTCGCCCTATCGAAAAACGACGACGCCCTGGCGGCAGTCATGTTGCATGAGATGGGGCACCACGCTCATCGCCACCCGATGCGCATGCTGGTGCGTTCGTCACTGGTGGCGTTGACGCTGATGTGGATGACCGGCGACGTCAGTGGCATCGGCGACACACTGCTGCAGTCTGCGTCCTTCGTGAATGAGATGCAGTTTTCCCGCGGGATGGAGCGCGAGGCGGATGCGTTCGCCATTGCGCAAATGCAGCGCCAGGGGCGTTCGCTGGCGGAGATGGCGGCGATCTACCGTGCGTTGGCGCAGGCGCCTGAACGTGAAACGGCTGATGGCTGGACGCTGCCGGCCTGGCTCAGCACCCATCCGGCGATGCAAGAACGGCTGGAGGCGGTGAATGAGGCGATGGCGCAGCAGCCGCGACAGCAATAA
- a CDS encoding YjgN family protein, with translation MTSNTSQPLGLHRLKFHGKGGEYFAIWLVNALLTIVTLGIYSAWATVRRRRYFYGNTELDGDRFDYHAQPLQILKGRLLVIGGIIVFYILLAVMPLLGLLALLVLLALLPWIVIRSWRYNAIMSSYRGVRFNYVCRTGRAYWALLFCPLLLIIGLYVALIILLSIGSGLGSINAISLMVVLTLMLAVPAFAAVNGIISALQHDLYVNNLFFGRTPFIAELKKSAFIKFALIGLLIFLPFMLAALVCMGSFILSLYQMVLMGMLTDETADLLVLENIGSLLLMMVILLIGALISGSYQIVAQRNYLFNQATLNGSIKLRSSMQTLPYMGLLITNTLITLFSFGFAVPVAEVRHARYLAECTSVEGDLALLDIAAHQETANSAVAEEAVQALDLGGSF, from the coding sequence ATGACAAGCAATACCTCGCAGCCGCTGGGGCTGCACCGGCTTAAATTCCATGGGAAAGGTGGTGAGTACTTCGCGATTTGGTTGGTCAACGCATTATTGACCATCGTGACCCTGGGTATCTATTCCGCCTGGGCGACAGTACGTCGTCGTCGCTATTTTTACGGCAACACGGAATTGGACGGCGATCGTTTCGATTACCATGCGCAACCGCTGCAAATTCTGAAAGGGCGGCTGTTGGTGATCGGCGGCATCATCGTGTTTTATATCCTGTTAGCGGTAATGCCGCTGCTGGGGCTGCTGGCTTTACTGGTACTGCTGGCCCTGCTGCCGTGGATCGTTATTCGCAGCTGGCGCTACAATGCGATTATGTCGAGCTATCGCGGCGTGCGTTTTAATTATGTCTGCCGCACCGGACGCGCTTATTGGGCGTTACTGTTCTGCCCGCTATTACTGATTATTGGGCTTTATGTCGCCTTAATCATTTTGCTCAGCATTGGCAGCGGCTTAGGCAGCATCAACGCCATCAGCCTGATGGTGGTGTTAACGCTGATGTTGGCCGTGCCGGCATTTGCTGCCGTCAACGGTATTATTAGCGCGCTGCAGCACGATCTGTACGTCAATAATCTGTTCTTCGGCCGCACGCCGTTTATTGCCGAGCTGAAAAAGTCGGCCTTCATCAAATTTGCCTTGATCGGCCTGCTCATTTTCCTGCCGTTCATGTTGGCTGCGCTGGTGTGTATGGGGTCGTTTATCCTGTCACTGTACCAAATGGTATTAATGGGTATGTTGACGGATGAAACCGCCGATTTGCTGGTGCTGGAGAATATTGGCAGTTTGCTGCTGATGATGGTGATATTGCTGATTGGCGCCTTGATTTCCGGCAGCTATCAGATCGTCGCACAACGCAACTATCTGTTTAACCAGGCGACGCTGAACGGCAGCATCAAACTGCGTTCTTCCATGCAAACGCTGCCGTATATGGGACTGTTGATCACCAATACCCTGATCACGCTGTTCTCGTTCGGTTTCGCCGTACCGGTGGCGGAAGTGCGTCACGCCCGTTATCTGGCGGAGTGTACGTCGGTCGAAGGCGATCTGGCGTTGCTGGACATCGCGGCGCATCAGGAAACGGCCAACAGCGCGGTGGCCGAAGAAGCGGTACAGGCGCTGGATCTGGGCGGCAGTTTCTGA